In the Gorilla gorilla gorilla isolate KB3781 chromosome 1, NHGRI_mGorGor1-v2.1_pri, whole genome shotgun sequence genome, aattccagctacttgggaggctgaggtgggaggatcgcttgaactcaggaggcagaggttgcagtgggccaagatagtgccacttcactccagcctgggcaacagagtgagactccatctcaaaaacaaaaacaaaaacaaaaacaaaacaaaaaataacatggaGTTATTAAGCAATAACTCTCTTCCCTCAGTCTCTGGTAGCTGCATTTtactttctatctccatgaatttGCCTAGTGTAGTTACCTCATGTAATTGGAGTCATATGGTATTTGTCCtttggtgtctggcttatttcacttagcacagtgttttgAGGGTTTGTCCATGCTGTAGCATGggtatttcatttccttttatccaCTGCAgctacatatatgcacatacaccatttttgtttattcattcacctgttggtgaatatttgaattgtttcttctatttggcccttgtgactaatgctgcaataaacactggTTTAAAAGCATCAGCGTGAggccctgttttcaattcttttggggaTAGACctgcagtggaattgctgggtcatacaataattccatgtttaacttTATGAAAAATGTCACTGGGATTTTATACAATTCTGTGTTCTGCCTCAGTTACAGGAACATGATCTTCTGAACTCAGGGAGGCCCCAGTACCCCTGGGAGCACTTAGTGATGTGACTCAGGACAGGAGCCTTTAGGCCATGTCTCTGGTTCCTAGGGCCTTTCTTGTCATGGGGCTGAGATGAACCCTCAGCTCTCAGACAGGGAGGCTCTGGGCTGGTTCCCTCTACAGATGGCCTGTATTTTCTCCGCACTGAGAATGGTGTTATCTACCAGACCTTCTGTGACATGACCTCTGGGGGTGGCGGCTGGACCCTGGTGGCCAGCGTGCACGAGAATGACATGCATGGGAAGTGCACGGTGGGCGATCGCTGGTCCAGTCAGCAGGGCAGCAAAGCAGACTACCCAGAGGGGGACGGCAACTGGGCCAACTACAACACCTTTGGATCTGCAGAGGCGGCCACGAGCGATGACTACAAGGTTGGTGCCACTTCTTACCCACTCGTGTGAGGGTGAGGAGTGGAGTGTGGCTGGCTACAAGCCTGCAGGAGGGATGGCTGGAAGGTAGGGATGTGGAATGGGctggagaagaagagagaaatacttacatatttttttttttttcttgagacggagtcttactctgttgcccaggttggagtgcagtggtgtgatctcggttcatagcaaccactgcctcctgggttcaaatgatcctcagTCTCAAAAGTagtgggactacaagcaccctcTACCATACTCAGcgaatttttgtacttttagtagagatggggtttcaccatgttggccaggctcgtctcgaactcctgacctcaagtgatctgcccgccttggtctcccaaagtgctgggattataggcatgagccaccacacccagccaacttaCACTTTGAATCACAACTTCCTCCTAACAAGGCTGTTAGGGCCCTGGGTGTGGTGGGATCATCGGCTGGGAGTGGGGTGTCTGAGTATGGTTGGCCATCTGCTCATCTGGAGTCCAGAGCTCTCAGTCCAGCTGAAGTTGCATGTGTGGACCTTCTGCCTCCTGGGACCTCCTGGCCCAGTCAGGCTCAGTGTCTGTTGCTTTCCAGAACCCTGGCTACTACGACATCCAGGCCAAGGACCTGGGCATCTGGCACGTGCCCAATAAGTCCCCCATGCAGCACTGGAGAAATAGCTCCCTGCTGAGGTACCGCACAGACACTGGCTTCCTCCAGACACTGGGACATAATCTGTTTGGCATCTACCAGGTACAGAGGGCTGTTGGCTGGGACTGGTTTTCATGGGTGTACAGAGAAGCAAGTGTTAGAGGTTGGGCAGGAGTCATTTGTTAATGGGCCTGTCTCCCATGTTCTTCTAACCCAGATTTGCTGATGGCTTCTGTTGCTTCTCTTAGGAATTCTAAGCCAGGCAAGAGAAGGGACCTATTGGAGAGGACAGCTGGGTCAGGAAGAGTGTGGATGGgtcagggagaaggagagagagagaatgaagtgGTCCAGGCTGCCGCAGAAGCACAGCTCTCGCCTAACTGGCAGCAGTGTCATGGAAAGATTCTTATTTTGACTGGTTTTGAAGTAATCTCAGTCACTGAGAAAGCATTGTTTCCCCTCTATGAATGGCAGCATCCCAGGAGATGCTGGTAATGGCAAAGCTATTGTCTTTACTCCATGActttttctgtgttctttgtAGAAATATCCAGTGAAATATGGAGAAGGAAAGTGTTGGACTGACAATGGCCCGGCGATCCCTGTGGTCTATGATTTTGGCGACGCCCAGAAAACAGCATCTTATTACTCACCCTATGGCCAGCGTGAGTCTTTAATGATCCTCTGAACTCCTGGTAGGAAAGGGAATACATTCAACTATGCTAGGTAACAGTTATGCATCGGACTGAAGCCTGGTTCTCTTCTGTAATGTTCCCTATATTGCCCCACTTGATTTGCATGGCTGCCTTTGAGATTTGAACTTTATTAACCTCATTTTAGGAAACTGAAGCACTGAGAGGTTTAGAAACTTGCGAAGATCACAAGGCATATGTGGAAGAATCAGCAATTGGGGTGAGGAAATTTGgctccagactttttttttttttgagatggagtttcactcttgttgcctaggctggagtgcaatggcgcagtctcagctcaccgcaacttgtgcctcccaggttcaaatgattctcctgtctcagcctcccaagtagctgggattacaggtgcccatgaccacgcccagctgatttttgtatttttagtagagatgtgatttcaccatgttggccaggctggtctccaactcctgacctttggtgatctgcccccttcggctcccaaagtgttgggattacaggtgtgagccactgcgcctggccaggctCCAGACTCCAGACTCTTTACTCCTAACAACCCACTCTCAGCCCTGCAGGAGCTTGTTAGGACCAGGCCAGGTCCATGTGCACAGAACAACCGAAAAAATGGCgagacttttttttctattgtgagtTTATTTTGTGTGAAGCCAAAGTTGGTAGCATAGTATGCTCC is a window encoding:
- the LOC101146454 gene encoding LOW QUALITY PROTEIN: intelectin-1 (The sequence of the model RefSeq protein was modified relative to this genomic sequence to represent the inferred CDS: substituted 1 base at 1 genomic stop codon); translation: MNQLSFLLFLIAATRGWSTDEANTYSKEWTCSLSPSLPRSCXEIKDECPSAFDGLYFLRTENGVIYQTFCDMTSGGGGWTLVASVHENDMHGKCTVGDRWSSQQGSKADYPEGDGNWANYNTFGSAEAATSDDYKNPGYYDIQAKDLGIWHVPNKSPMQHWRNSSLLRYRTDTGFLQTLGHNLFGIYQKYPVKYGEGKCWTDNGPAIPVVYDFGDAQKTASYYSPYGQREFTAGFVQFRVFNNERAANALCAGMRVTGCNTEHHCIGGGGYFPESSPRQCGDFSGFDWSGYGTHVGYSSSREITEAAVLLFYR